The genome window aaaataaaaaaatcataaaagcTTCAACATATACAGATATCGTAGcaacacaatttaaaaactaatggATTATCAAACAACGAATACGAATCATAATGAAACaaaatagtatatataataGTTTGCTAGGATTAAAAATACGGCCATATATAACATCCAACTGAAAGAaaagataattatatttttttaaatatcattttccATTGAATTTGTAACATTTTGTCATGTGGATGTTATTTCAAAAGCATCCAAATGAGAAGGATGTTTGGAATTTTATGGAAAATAATTGTCTATTCATTTGTAAAAactttgttgtcattttttcaTGTggatataattttgaaaaactccAAATGAAAGGGAAGAAAGTGAAATCTGTTGGAAAAACATTTACTAttgaatttacaattatttatcgTTATCTTTTGtgaatgttaattaaataaaattcaaatgagcgagaagaataaaaaattttaaatcaaataaaacatcATTTTCATTCAAAGAGTTAACAATTTGCCTGCTTTCTCATGTGGATGTTATTCGAATACAATCCAAATAAAAGAGCAGAGAAGAACACTCAGATGAAAAATggttttctattaaatttacattttcttgCCTGTTTTTCATGTAGTTGTTAGTTGAATGACCTTCAAATGAtagagaattaaataaatttctaatgGAAAATCATTCTTCATAAATATAGAGCTTCTTTCAGTTGGATGTCATTTGAAAAAAGGGTTTTGGTAGGCGTGGTGGAAGGTCATAACGATCGAAAGGCCAATCAATCGATGATCTTAGCGCGCCAGCTGTATGATGAGGGCGGCGCACATCTCAAAGAACTCCATGGTGTGGTGTCCCGTTGGCTGAAGTGGCATCACACCGCTGACACTTAAAGGCGGCGGCGTCAGGCTCTCCATGATGACATCATCGCCCTGTTCGACCTCATCGTTGGTCAGCGACTTGAAGTCGAGCAGATAACTCTTGGCATCCACCTGATACAATTGCAGCGACATCTTTGAGAATTTGCCCGTCTTCACATTCTGACGCCGTACACGCACATGATACGGATTGATGATCTTCCACTCGTAGCTCAATGCTTTCATGGCACGATAAACCTCGAGCATAATGTCATTCGGTTTACTCTGCGATCGTATGCCCAGATGCCATTTGGCACGCTTGATTGGTGTGCCGCCACGTGCTGTCTTCTCCGGGAAGGCACCTCCGCCCGTATTCTGTACGGCGCGTTCGCGTATGTGCGGTGCAATGCGTTCCGGATGTGGTCGTATGGTGGgcccaccaccaccaccagcgcCAGCACCACCAAGATTAAGGCTGGGCGCACCATTATTATGATGCACAGGCGTGGCACTGCCCGAACTGGCTGCAGTGCCGCCACCGCCAATGATGACGGTCGCCACGGGCTCGTTGTTGCCACCACTGAGACGCGAGGGATCGTGGGGCGAGTGGTGGTGCTGCATGGGCATTGTGGGTGGCGGTGAGCCGGCcacaaagaaattatttatctCGCTTATCTGTGTGGCAGCATCGTCCGCAAAGCGTTTGTTGTCAATGATCAGATGATAGGCGATCGCCAGCTGATCGTGCGGATCACCGCTGAGCAGGGAATTGTGCACCTCGGATTCCTTGACGCCAAATTTGGTGCACACCTCGGCCACCGCATATGTGTCAATCACATTCGAGTCCTGCTCGATCGATGAGGGAAACAGATAGGCGGGCAATTCCTTTTGGAACCACTCATGCTTCTTAATCTCCTCGATGGTGGCACGCTTCAACGGATCCACCTGCAGCATTTGACACACCAAATTCACCACCTGCTTGTTCAAATACTCCGGTATGGGAAAGATCCCCGACTTGATCTTACGGAACAGTGACGGCACATGCTCATCATCGAACGGCAATGTGCCGCACAGCAGAGCATACAAAATGACGCCACATGACCAGATATCCACCTCGGGACCAGCATACAGTTTACCCGATATCACCTCCGGTGCCGCATAATTGGGTGAGCCACAAGATGTCCTCAAAAATTCACCATCCAACATCATATTGGACAGTCCAAAGTCGGCAATCTTCACGTGCATATTGTGATCGAGCAGTAGATTCTCTGGCTTCAAATCCCGATGCACGATCATATGACGATGACAGTAATCCACGCCAGATATTATCTGCTGAAAGAAACGTCGCGCCTGATGCTCCTGCAACTTGCCATGCTTCACAATGTAGTCGAAGAGCTCTCCTCCGCTCACATACTCCATGATCATGAATATATCCGATGGGGTAGAGATCACCTAGCCAGAGAAAGAAACATGAGATTAACAAGTGTTTCAACAGTTGTATATGTAATTGAATCAGACGGGAGTATATCTAATTACACTCTGTATTTAACAATTACAAAGTGTTTTTCAGTGTTTTCGAATGAAAAAAACGTGCATTACATGCAAAAGGAGGCCAGACCGATCCCGGGAACAGAGCTGAGAATAGTGAATACGTTTTATAATATTCTATCtcaaaactttgtcaaaactaagcagattttcaagtggaatgtcattttgtaaatgatttggcctctaaattcattctgcattcaaattttattgaatttgttaaaacaaacattttcttctagattctactagatattgatttcgatgctaagggtcccccctttgaaaatttgaaaattttaaatctcaagttttcacttttaatcaattccttatgtcgtaattagtataaaacaacagttaaaacttgtttctgggacctttcatttttttgtaaaaaatcatgtcaaatctgacaaaaattttgacttgtaaagttgttaggtcaaGGATCTGACCAACTTTGAACTTCCATAACtggcaaaacttaaccgatttttaaacggaatgtcattttaatcatggtttggcatcttaattaattctgcatttaaattttgttcatttagaaaattttattattttcgactatcatagccatggtttgatttcaatgctaagggtcccccctttgatattttgaaaattgaaaattttaaatctcaagctttcacttttaatcaattccttatgttgtaattagtataaaacaacactttaaatttgattctgagacctttcatttttctgtcaaaaatcatgtgaaatctgacaaaaattttgacttgtaaagttgttagggCAAGGATCTGACCAACTttgaactttcataactttggcaaaacttaaccgatttttaaacggaatgtcattttaatcatggtttggcatcttaattaattctgcatttaaattttgttcatttagaaaattttattattttcgactatcatagccatggtttgatttcaatgctaagggtcccccctttgatattttgaaaattgaaaattttaaatctcaagctttcacttttaatcaattccttatgttgtaattagtataaaacaacactttaaatttgattctgagacctttcatttttctgtcaaaaatcatgtgaaatctgacaaaaattttgacttgtaaagttgttaggtcaaaggtctgaccaacttaaaatttccataactttgtcaaaactaaaccgattttcaagcgaaacaTCATTCTGATCATTGTTCGTTCTctgaattcattctgcatttaaattttgttcatttagaaaatttgattattttcgaCTATTATAGCCATggtttgatttcaatgctaagggttaattttaaatttttactttaatatgtTGTACCGTTACCTAACCGGCATTCGTTCAATAATGAAGACAGCTTTCGTTTTGGAATTTCGTATTAATTGGAATCAATTCTCATAACATTTGTAGTGGAAACAGTGTAATTCAATGTAAGAATATCTGGAGttctacatacataaataaactgaaaacacACGCAAGAATCTTGGCTTACATTCGTCGTAGAGAAGTCAAAAGCCAAAACAACATATTGtttatacaatttgtttatgtttgctTGTTAAAGATCGTTTAGTAGGTTAAGTGCCatgttgtttaaataattatggaataattataattagagAACTTGAAACTGTAactataaattcaatttctcaACACATTGAATCAATagttatatacaaatttaaagaatttttggGCTTCTAACTCTAAGATGCGTTTGTTTATGCATTAGAGgtgttaatatttgaaaaaataaaaaacattaatcaTTGTACTGAAATTAGGTGGCAacgctaaaattaaatatgaattaaacaaacatcatcatcatatttTAACGGCCGATAATTGGCAAGGGGAAACAGAGGTAAGAATAACGGTTAAAACGTTAATCGATTACGATATTATCGCAATTTCAATGACTCCAATGttgaaaaagataaaaaaaaaaaaattgtttacatgCAACGGACCCGCTGAGCAAAATAAACTATATAGTTCATGAAAGACTGAATAAGTTCACTGGTTCATTTTAATGACCCGTTCATTTGAGCTTTTTCAGAACGAAACGACCCAACTCTATCGGTTAGCGCTCATCAGgaatatctacatatatatattatatggggtttgccacgcccacttctgACTGTTGCATACACTTCACACATTTAATAAACCCTGGTTGCAGGGTATACAGGttatttacaaaacaaaaagtacgCTAGAGACGTGACgtcacagagacagagagagagaaagggggagagagagagagagagagagagagactcaCCTGGTAGAGCTTGATAATGTGCGGATGGCGGAAGAGTTTCAAGTTTTGTATCTCGCGTCGTATCTTGCCAACAACATCGAGACTCTTGATCTTCTGCCTGTTGAGTATCTTGACGGCGACCTTGAGCCGCGTTATCTGATGCTCACCGATTTTCACCTTGCCAAAGGTGCCCGTGCCAAGTGTTGCACCAAGCAGATAATG of Drosophila innubila isolate TH190305 chromosome X, UK_Dinn_1.0, whole genome shotgun sequence contains these proteins:
- the LOC117794096 gene encoding 5'-AMP-activated protein kinase catalytic subunit alpha-2, whose translation is MPQLRAAAAEAAAAGSVNGQPLVKIGHYLLGATLGTGTFGKVKIGEHQITRLKVAVKILNRQKIKSLDVVGKIRREIQNLKLFRHPHIIKLYQVISTPSDIFMIMEYVSGGELFDYIVKHGKLQEHQARRFFQQIISGVDYCHRHMIVHRDLKPENLLLDHNMHVKIADFGLSNMMLDGEFLRTSCGSPNYAAPEVISGKLYAGPEVDIWSCGVILYALLCGTLPFDDEHVPSLFRKIKSGIFPIPEYLNKQVVNLVCQMLQVDPLKRATIEEIKKHEWFQKELPAYLFPSSIEQDSNVIDTYAVAEVCTKFGVKESEVHNSLLSGDPHDQLAIAYHLIIDNKRFADDAATQISEINNFFVAGSPPPTMPMQHHHSPHDPSRLSGGNNEPVATVIIGGGGTAASSGSATPVHHNNGAPSLNLGGAGAGGGGGPTIRPHPERIAPHIRERAVQNTGGGAFPEKTARGGTPIKRAKWHLGIRSQSKPNDIMLEVYRAMKALSYEWKIINPYHVRVRRQNVKTGKFSKMSLQLYQVDAKSYLLDFKSLTNDEVEQGDDVIMESLTPPPLSVSGVMPLQPTGHHTMEFFEMCAALIIQLAR